Proteins from a single region of Microbacterium sp. zg-Y818:
- a CDS encoding aldehyde dehydrogenase (NADP(+)): MSADTTVEQVGAHAAAAHDVFPAYAAAPAAARAGLLESIAAGMESRSEALVEIAAAETHMPPQRLAGEVVRTAYQLRAFAHLVRSGRHLHAVVEHTDPDYPVGGPAPDLRSINRPVGPVAVFAASNFPFAFSVAGGDTASALAVGCPTIVKAHPGHPRLSEATAEIVHEAVRSDGFAPAVFSMVHGEQAGIRLLQHPAIRAAAFTGSTVGGRALFDVAARRPDPIPFFGEQGSLNPVFVTVEAARAHVEDLATAFVASYTLGNGQLCTKPGLVFVPQGSGFAERAAAAVDGVGPARLLNERIRSGYEAVGETFTEVAGIDVLRTGSADLDEVRPALFRASMQTFLAHSEALAEERFGPSALVVEYDDPSDLLRAARAVGGTLTATVQASSSMDGGIRELVDELALHAGRLVYDGWPTGVIVSPAMVHGGPYPATTSPGFTSVGARAVERFLRPIAYQGFPDDMLPDALSEHRAGDVPREVDLGRLLR, from the coding sequence ATGAGCGCGGACACCACTGTCGAACAGGTCGGCGCGCACGCCGCTGCTGCGCACGACGTGTTCCCGGCTTACGCCGCTGCGCCTGCAGCGGCACGTGCGGGATTGCTGGAATCGATCGCCGCCGGCATGGAGAGCCGCAGCGAGGCGTTGGTGGAGATCGCTGCCGCAGAGACCCACATGCCTCCACAGCGGTTGGCGGGCGAAGTCGTCCGGACGGCGTATCAGCTGCGCGCATTCGCCCATCTGGTCCGCTCCGGGCGCCATCTCCACGCCGTCGTCGAGCACACCGATCCTGATTACCCCGTCGGCGGTCCGGCTCCCGACCTGCGCTCGATCAACCGTCCCGTCGGCCCGGTCGCCGTGTTCGCCGCAAGCAATTTCCCCTTCGCATTCAGCGTGGCGGGCGGCGACACCGCCTCCGCCTTGGCCGTCGGGTGCCCGACCATCGTCAAGGCGCATCCGGGCCACCCGCGCCTGTCCGAGGCGACGGCCGAGATCGTGCACGAGGCGGTCCGATCGGACGGCTTCGCCCCCGCTGTCTTCAGCATGGTGCACGGAGAACAGGCGGGGATCCGGCTGCTTCAGCATCCGGCGATCCGCGCAGCGGCGTTCACCGGTTCGACCGTCGGGGGGAGGGCACTGTTCGACGTGGCCGCGCGGCGGCCGGATCCCATCCCCTTCTTCGGAGAGCAGGGGAGCCTGAACCCGGTGTTCGTGACGGTCGAGGCTGCACGCGCGCACGTCGAAGATCTCGCCACCGCCTTCGTGGCCTCGTACACGCTGGGCAACGGCCAGCTCTGCACGAAACCGGGTCTGGTGTTCGTGCCGCAAGGGTCCGGTTTCGCGGAGCGCGCGGCCGCTGCTGTCGACGGGGTGGGGCCTGCCCGCCTGCTCAATGAGCGCATCCGCTCCGGCTACGAGGCGGTCGGTGAGACGTTCACCGAAGTTGCCGGAATCGACGTCCTCCGCACCGGCAGCGCCGATCTCGACGAGGTTCGCCCGGCCCTGTTCCGCGCGTCGATGCAGACATTCCTCGCGCACAGCGAGGCATTGGCCGAGGAACGATTCGGCCCCAGTGCGCTCGTGGTCGAGTACGACGATCCGTCGGATCTCCTCCGTGCAGCACGTGCCGTGGGCGGCACGCTGACGGCCACCGTGCAGGCGTCGTCGTCGATGGACGGGGGAATCCGCGAGCTTGTGGACGAGCTGGCCCTGCACGCCGGGCGCCTGGTCTACGACGGCTGGCCCACCGGGGTGATCGTGTCTCCCGCGATGGTGCACGGCGGCCCTTACCCCGCGACGACCTCACCCGGTTTCACCTCGGTGGGTGCTCGCGCCGTCGAACGGTTCTTGCGCCCCATCGCCTACCAGGGGTTCCCCGACGACATGTTGCCGGACGCCCTCTCCGAACACCGGGCGGGTGACGTCCCGAGAGAAGTCGACCTGGGTCGGCTCCTGCGCTGA
- a CDS encoding sugar ABC transporter permease: MSTSEQAAAPPRPDGAAAGRGPSAARRRTLRRRRWSWSVAAYVLVLPAAVFYIAFVLVPIVRSVQYSMYRWDGIRPATWAGFANYVEVFNNATLVGSILNAFELILYFSIVPVVIGLFAANLIRAIATSRLATVARTVLFLPQVIPLVAAGIMWTWQLSTDGMVNQLMKLVGLGGLTRAWLGDTQTALPAVGVIGAWVQLGLCLLLLLAGMTKIDPALYEAARIDGAGPVREFFSITLPSLRQEIAVALTVTVISALASFDIIYISTQGGPANSTLVPGLQIYYLAFFEREIGTASALAIVLMVLVLLVVLPMQRILRGRDG; the protein is encoded by the coding sequence ATGTCCACCTCTGAGCAGGCTGCAGCGCCGCCGCGCCCCGACGGCGCTGCAGCCGGTCGCGGGCCGTCGGCCGCCCGGCGAAGGACCTTGCGCAGGCGGCGCTGGTCATGGTCGGTTGCCGCCTATGTGCTGGTTCTGCCGGCCGCGGTGTTCTACATCGCCTTCGTGCTGGTTCCGATCGTGCGGTCGGTGCAGTATTCGATGTACCGGTGGGACGGCATAAGGCCGGCGACGTGGGCGGGGTTCGCGAACTACGTCGAGGTGTTCAACAACGCCACCCTGGTCGGGTCGATCCTCAACGCCTTCGAACTGATCCTGTATTTCAGCATCGTGCCGGTGGTCATCGGTCTGTTCGCCGCGAACCTCATCCGTGCCATCGCCACGAGCAGGCTCGCGACCGTCGCGCGCACGGTCCTCTTTCTCCCACAGGTCATCCCCTTGGTGGCGGCGGGCATCATGTGGACCTGGCAGCTGTCCACCGACGGCATGGTCAACCAGCTGATGAAGCTGGTGGGACTGGGCGGGCTCACGCGGGCGTGGCTCGGAGACACCCAGACCGCCTTGCCGGCGGTGGGCGTGATCGGTGCCTGGGTGCAGCTGGGGCTGTGCCTGCTGCTGCTGCTGGCGGGCATGACGAAGATCGACCCGGCCCTGTACGAGGCCGCGCGGATCGATGGGGCGGGGCCGGTGCGGGAGTTCTTCTCCATCACCTTGCCGAGCTTGCGACAGGAGATCGCGGTGGCGCTGACCGTCACGGTGATCTCGGCGCTGGCCAGCTTCGACATCATCTACATCTCGACCCAAGGAGGGCCGGCCAACAGCACGCTCGTGCCCGGCCTGCAGATCTATTACCTGGCGTTCTTCGAGCGTGAGATCGGCACCGCGTCAGCGCTGGCGATCGTGCTGATGGTGCTGGTGCTGCTCGTGGTGCTGCCGATGCAGCGGATCCTGAGAGGACGCGACGGATGA
- a CDS encoding alpha/beta hydrolase, producing the protein MAHALRTTDDVVTSLRPEGIAELRERAVPPSEYEITLGGSLALTRHLVPAGDAPGIALLLLRPRRRGARLPVLYHVHGGGLVVGSAADDLPALAGTAQDLGLAVASIEYRLAPEFPYPVPVEDVYRGLVWLMEHADALSLDPNRVIVGGISAGGGLAAATALLARDRGGPSLLGQLLVCPMLDDRNDSGSADQMAGVGAWDRVANETAWNAYLGADRDDVAIYASPARASDLSNLPPMFLDVGSAETFRDEVVAYAARSWACGGDAELHVWPGGAHGFDALAPDAEISRRARAARAEWLRRLLDRSGAAALR; encoded by the coding sequence GTGGCGCACGCGCTGCGCACCACCGACGACGTGGTCACCTCGCTGCGCCCCGAGGGCATAGCCGAGCTGCGCGAGCGGGCGGTGCCACCGAGCGAGTACGAGATCACGCTCGGCGGGAGCCTGGCGCTGACCCGCCACCTCGTCCCGGCGGGGGACGCCCCCGGCATCGCGCTCCTGCTCCTGCGTCCTCGCAGGCGCGGCGCGCGCCTGCCGGTGCTCTATCACGTGCACGGCGGCGGGCTCGTGGTCGGCTCCGCGGCCGACGATCTGCCTGCCCTGGCCGGGACGGCTCAGGACCTCGGGCTCGCCGTGGCATCCATCGAGTATCGCCTTGCGCCGGAGTTCCCCTACCCCGTGCCTGTGGAGGACGTCTACCGAGGGCTGGTCTGGTTGATGGAGCACGCCGATGCGCTGAGCCTCGACCCCAACCGTGTCATCGTCGGTGGCATCAGCGCCGGTGGCGGGCTGGCGGCGGCCACGGCGCTGCTCGCCCGGGATCGCGGCGGACCATCGCTGCTGGGACAGCTGCTGGTGTGCCCGATGCTCGATGACCGCAACGACTCGGGCTCGGCAGACCAGATGGCGGGCGTCGGCGCGTGGGACCGCGTGGCCAACGAGACGGCGTGGAACGCCTACCTCGGTGCCGACCGCGACGACGTGGCGATCTACGCCTCGCCCGCCCGAGCGAGCGATCTGTCGAATCTCCCGCCCATGTTCCTCGATGTCGGATCGGCTGAGACCTTCCGTGACGAGGTGGTCGCCTATGCGGCTCGGTCCTGGGCCTGCGGAGGCGACGCGGAGCTGCATGTCTGGCCGGGCGGCGCACACGGATTCGATGCGCTGGCCCCCGATGCCGAGATCAGTCGCCGCGCCCGCGCCGCTCGGGCGGAGTGGCTCCGTCGACTGCTCGACCGCAGCGGTGCCGCGGCACTGCGCTGA
- a CDS encoding fumarylacetoacetate hydrolase family protein: MAELLRLTRAELQALLSSDLPPTEPGRLIAPVDGRTEIWASGVTYLRSRAARMAEAAVPDVYDRVYEADRPELFFKSVAWRVGTDGDPVGIRDDSAWDVPEPELAAVVNAYGEIVAYSICNDMSSRSIEGENPLYLPQAKVYAGACAVGLFLRPAWEVDHGDLTIQVSIERDGRVVFADQTSTDQLARPVDTLVSYLFRGDVFPDGAWLSTGTGIVPPEEFSLQSGDVVDIEISGLGRLRNPVVRGLAHWGEGRSL, translated from the coding sequence ATGGCCGAGCTTCTCAGACTGACGCGCGCAGAACTGCAGGCGCTGCTCAGCTCAGACCTTCCGCCCACGGAGCCGGGTCGCTTGATCGCGCCCGTGGACGGGCGGACGGAGATCTGGGCGAGCGGGGTCACCTACCTGCGTTCACGCGCCGCCCGCATGGCGGAGGCGGCGGTGCCCGACGTCTACGACCGCGTATACGAGGCCGACCGCCCCGAGCTCTTCTTCAAGAGCGTCGCCTGGCGGGTGGGTACCGACGGCGATCCGGTCGGCATCCGTGACGACTCGGCCTGGGACGTCCCCGAGCCGGAGCTGGCCGCCGTCGTCAACGCTTACGGAGAGATCGTCGCCTACTCGATCTGCAACGACATGTCCTCTCGGTCGATCGAGGGTGAGAACCCGCTCTACCTGCCACAAGCCAAGGTCTATGCCGGCGCGTGCGCTGTGGGCCTGTTTCTGCGACCGGCGTGGGAGGTGGACCACGGCGACCTGACTATCCAGGTGAGCATCGAACGTGACGGACGGGTGGTGTTCGCCGACCAGACGTCGACCGACCAGCTCGCGCGCCCAGTGGACACGCTGGTGTCCTACCTCTTCCGGGGCGACGTCTTCCCAGACGGTGCGTGGCTCTCGACGGGGACGGGCATCGTCCCGCCGGAAGAGTTCTCGCTGCAGAGCGGGGATGTTGTCGACATCGAGATCAGCGGGCTGGGACGCCTGCGTAATCCGGTGGTGCGTGGTCTCGCCCACTGGGGGGAGGGACGGAGTCTATGA
- a CDS encoding LacI family DNA-binding transcriptional regulator — translation MARAAGVSRTTASLVLSDRGDELRISAASQERVRLVASELGYRPNVVSSELRRGSSRTIGFISDTIATSQLAGDMIKGALGHAHRNGYMLFIGESEGDLDEEERIIEAMLDRQVDGFVIASMFTRERPLPSNLKGQSAVLLNALPERARTVRAVIPDEYTAGRDAVELLLRAGHERVHLIGAGPEQADVPAQTVAGRERLAGILDALADAGLAPASGHLCQVWLPQDGWKATARLLATGVRHEALITFNDRLAFGAYQALQEAGMTVPSDMSIVSFDDHQLAGWLHPGLTTFAIPHHELGQRAIELLLDEALPEENPVERLRMPARIRGSVGPPGHPAHVSGGTAPPG, via the coding sequence GTGGCCCGCGCAGCCGGAGTCTCGCGCACCACGGCATCCCTCGTCCTGTCAGATCGCGGCGACGAGCTGCGCATCTCCGCGGCGTCGCAGGAGCGGGTGCGCCTGGTGGCATCCGAACTCGGCTACCGCCCCAACGTCGTCTCGTCGGAGTTGCGACGCGGCTCCAGCCGCACGATCGGTTTCATCTCCGACACCATCGCCACCTCGCAGCTCGCCGGCGACATGATCAAGGGCGCCCTCGGCCATGCGCACCGCAACGGGTACATGCTCTTCATCGGGGAATCCGAAGGCGACCTCGATGAAGAGGAGCGCATCATCGAAGCCATGCTCGACCGGCAGGTCGACGGCTTCGTGATCGCGTCGATGTTCACGAGGGAGCGGCCGCTGCCGTCGAATCTGAAGGGTCAGTCAGCGGTGCTGCTCAACGCGCTGCCCGAACGCGCACGAACGGTGCGCGCGGTGATCCCCGACGAGTACACGGCGGGACGCGACGCAGTGGAGCTGCTGCTGCGCGCCGGCCACGAGCGCGTGCACCTGATCGGCGCCGGGCCGGAGCAGGCCGACGTTCCTGCGCAGACCGTCGCCGGGCGCGAGCGTCTCGCCGGCATCCTCGATGCCCTGGCGGATGCCGGACTGGCGCCGGCCAGCGGGCACCTGTGCCAGGTGTGGCTGCCACAGGACGGCTGGAAGGCGACCGCCCGGCTGCTGGCGACGGGCGTGCGGCACGAGGCGCTCATCACCTTCAACGACCGGCTCGCCTTCGGTGCCTACCAGGCGTTGCAGGAGGCAGGCATGACCGTGCCGTCGGACATGTCGATCGTGTCGTTCGACGATCACCAGCTCGCCGGCTGGCTGCACCCGGGGCTGACCACCTTCGCCATCCCCCACCATGAACTCGGCCAGCGCGCCATCGAGCTGCTGCTGGATGAGGCCCTCCCCGAAGAGAATCCGGTCGAGCGGCTGCGCATGCCGGCGCGCATCAGAGGTTCGGTGGGCCCGCCGGGCCACCCCGCTCACGTCAGCGGAGGCACTGCGCCGCCGGGGTGA
- a CDS encoding carbohydrate ABC transporter permease, with the protein MIRRFRLGVTARMLIVLVALGLAVFPIYWMFTTALTSDADLFGSQPRLVPDFSQFGVFIEAVTEGRTLRWLLNSTVVATGTTLLALLLGIPLGYALSRFSFWGKAGLALLLLFTQMLPEALLVVPLFSLFRRFDLLDSLPGLVLANTAFVLPIVALILKGAIDGVPRELEEAGRVDGARPLGVLLRINLPLIAPTIAAAAVIAFFHAWNEYVFAVTFIFSREIQPASVGLAGFVGEQGTALQTIMAVAFLFTLPAVVFYLFAQKYVVGGMTAGAVKG; encoded by the coding sequence ATGATCCGACGATTCCGTCTCGGCGTGACCGCGCGCATGCTCATCGTGCTCGTGGCGCTCGGCCTGGCAGTCTTTCCGATCTACTGGATGTTCACGACCGCGCTCACCAGTGACGCCGACCTGTTCGGCAGCCAGCCCCGCCTCGTGCCGGACTTCTCCCAGTTCGGCGTCTTCATCGAAGCGGTGACCGAGGGGCGAACGTTGCGATGGCTTCTCAACAGCACGGTGGTGGCCACGGGCACGACGCTGCTCGCGCTTCTGCTCGGCATCCCGTTGGGATATGCGCTGTCGCGCTTCTCCTTCTGGGGGAAGGCCGGTCTGGCGCTCCTGCTGCTCTTCACGCAGATGCTTCCGGAGGCGCTGCTCGTCGTTCCGCTGTTCTCGCTGTTCCGCCGCTTCGATCTGCTTGATTCGCTGCCCGGGCTGGTGTTGGCGAACACCGCGTTCGTCCTGCCCATCGTCGCGCTCATCCTCAAGGGCGCGATCGACGGCGTGCCGCGGGAATTGGAGGAAGCAGGGAGGGTCGACGGCGCGCGCCCGCTGGGCGTTCTGCTGCGCATCAACCTCCCGCTGATCGCTCCCACGATCGCCGCCGCGGCGGTCATCGCCTTCTTCCACGCGTGGAACGAGTACGTGTTCGCGGTGACGTTCATCTTCAGCCGCGAAATCCAACCCGCCTCGGTGGGGCTGGCAGGGTTCGTCGGCGAGCAGGGCACCGCCCTGCAGACCATCATGGCTGTCGCCTTCCTCTTCACCCTTCCGGCCGTGGTCTTCTACCTGTTCGCACAGAAATACGTCGTCGGTGGCATGACCGCCGGGGCGGTGAAGGGATGA
- a CDS encoding mandelate racemase/muconate lactonizing enzyme family protein: MMLRITDLETVVVDFYRTNLVFVRLHTDEGLVGVAEATLEGQEHAIRGAVKILAEAVRGKDPSRISHLIYELHRDGYWRGGPVTMTALSALETALWDVKARALGVPVYELLGGRYRDRVRAYANGWFSGAVTPADFAEAAVATVEQGFRGLKWDPFEAADLTVSARDLSRMLEPVAAVREAVGDGVELFIEGHGRFDVPTAIRVSRALEPFQPVFFEEPSPPDGIDALVEIRTKSPVPIAAGERWFGRHAFAPVLARGAVDYIQPDVTHAGGLSELSFLSTLASVHYVPFAPHNPSGPLSTAATLQLAAALPNFRYLEIMAVDVPWRTEISDEQLLLTPEGDVMIPDRVGLGITLDLDAIAEHPYSPHPMRLFNDAVADIRPDDARSYFHRADVTGPGAVLAHERSA, encoded by the coding sequence ATGATGTTGAGAATCACCGACCTCGAAACCGTTGTGGTGGACTTCTACCGCACGAACTTGGTTTTCGTGCGACTGCACACAGATGAGGGCCTCGTCGGGGTCGCGGAGGCGACCCTGGAAGGGCAGGAGCACGCCATCCGCGGCGCGGTGAAGATCCTCGCGGAAGCTGTGCGAGGCAAGGACCCGTCACGCATCTCGCACCTGATCTACGAGCTGCACCGCGACGGTTACTGGCGTGGCGGACCGGTCACGATGACGGCGCTGAGTGCGCTGGAGACGGCGCTGTGGGATGTGAAGGCCCGCGCGCTCGGCGTTCCGGTATACGAACTGCTCGGCGGCAGGTACCGCGACCGTGTGCGCGCCTATGCCAACGGGTGGTTCTCGGGGGCGGTGACGCCGGCCGACTTCGCCGAAGCCGCCGTCGCCACGGTGGAGCAGGGTTTCCGCGGCCTGAAGTGGGACCCGTTCGAAGCAGCGGACCTCACCGTCAGCGCCCGCGACCTGAGCCGCATGCTCGAGCCGGTCGCCGCCGTTCGCGAGGCCGTCGGCGATGGCGTGGAACTCTTCATCGAGGGTCACGGTCGCTTCGACGTGCCCACTGCCATCCGTGTATCCCGTGCGCTCGAACCCTTCCAGCCAGTGTTCTTCGAGGAGCCGAGCCCTCCGGACGGCATCGACGCGCTGGTGGAGATCCGTACGAAGTCACCGGTTCCCATCGCCGCAGGTGAACGCTGGTTCGGTCGGCATGCCTTCGCGCCCGTCCTGGCGCGCGGAGCGGTCGACTACATCCAGCCCGACGTCACCCATGCGGGAGGGCTCTCAGAGCTGAGCTTCCTCTCTACGCTCGCCTCGGTGCACTACGTGCCCTTCGCGCCTCACAATCCGAGCGGGCCGCTGAGTACCGCTGCAACGCTGCAGCTGGCGGCTGCGCTGCCGAACTTCCGCTACCTCGAGATCATGGCTGTCGACGTCCCGTGGCGAACCGAGATCTCCGATGAACAGCTCCTGCTGACGCCGGAGGGTGACGTGATGATCCCCGACCGGGTCGGACTGGGCATCACCCTAGATCTTGATGCGATCGCCGAGCACCCGTACTCGCCGCATCCGATGCGGTTGTTCAACGACGCGGTGGCGGATATACGACCGGACGACGCCCGGTCGTACTTCCATCGTGCTGACGTCACCGGCCCGGGGGCGGTCCTCGCCCACGAAAGGAGCGCGTGA
- a CDS encoding carbohydrate ABC transporter permease, with the protein MIVSARETWLGRALLILLMVITILPFVSLFITALHEPGTYPGGLVWPAQPHWDNFVLAFQSARMLELLWSSVLIELGVVPVALLIATLAGFALGHLKPFAGRIVFIAFILGLTLPFEGIIVPLYYQMRDLGLLNTRWAIILPLIGLFMPFAVTWMRAHFVNMPEDVSEAARIDGATTWQLFWRIHVPLSVPALSSLAILLFLWTWNQFLLAVVLVDDPTKRTMAGALGAFQGQWGTDVPLLCAGSLLILTPTLLVFLVFQRQFVAALLQGSVKG; encoded by the coding sequence ATGATCGTCTCCGCACGCGAGACCTGGCTCGGGCGGGCGCTGCTGATCCTTCTGATGGTCATCACGATCCTCCCGTTCGTGAGCCTGTTCATCACCGCACTGCACGAACCGGGAACGTATCCGGGCGGTCTGGTGTGGCCGGCCCAGCCGCACTGGGACAACTTCGTGCTGGCTTTCCAATCCGCGCGGATGCTGGAGCTGCTGTGGTCCAGCGTTCTCATCGAACTCGGCGTGGTGCCCGTTGCGCTGCTGATCGCGACGCTGGCGGGCTTCGCCCTGGGCCATCTCAAGCCGTTCGCCGGACGGATCGTGTTCATCGCGTTCATTCTGGGTTTGACGCTGCCGTTCGAGGGCATCATCGTGCCGCTGTACTACCAGATGAGGGATCTCGGGCTGCTCAACACCCGATGGGCGATCATCCTCCCGCTGATCGGCTTGTTCATGCCGTTCGCGGTGACCTGGATGCGCGCGCACTTCGTCAACATGCCCGAGGACGTCTCCGAAGCGGCACGCATCGACGGCGCGACGACCTGGCAGCTGTTCTGGCGCATCCATGTGCCGCTGTCCGTCCCCGCGCTCTCTTCGCTCGCGATCCTGCTGTTCCTGTGGACCTGGAACCAGTTCCTGCTCGCCGTCGTGCTCGTGGACGACCCGACCAAGCGCACGATGGCCGGTGCGCTGGGCGCTTTCCAAGGGCAGTGGGGCACCGACGTCCCGCTGCTGTGCGCCGGATCGCTGCTGATCCTCACTCCGACGCTGCTGGTGTTCCTCGTCTTCCAGCGCCAGTTCGTCGCCGCGCTGCTGCAGGGCTCGGTGAAGGGATGA
- a CDS encoding extracellular solute-binding protein, which yields MRPLAVAGVLLASAFAVTACAPPGGTAAPEQSERPDFADGAPTCGDEDVELSMYAETGFPLPSVLAEEFTEQYPNVTFDIREDQFAVLTQNAPRVLQDSPPDLMRLPQMSELASGGLLMDLDPYAEAFGWTDWPESQLEQLRVDDEGRRGDGPLYGMGLNFSMTGVFYNTALAEQIGMTQAPRTLEEFDGYLQAAKDAGITPIAQFNGGATGGLLFPLQGLMASYGETAPINDWIYQKADATIDTDANLAAAEHLQRWVEAGYFAPDVNSMDYSQMMSRFIGGESLFIFSGDWESGNLDTQMPGGAGFFLMPPLEEGGAQGAMSAPLTYGISAFAENPDCAAFFFDWVATDEQARTITVEVGGSHPMGPANAFMPEVAEGSVTEATLKAGTAINEQNGAMDFIANATGGIYAQSWTPNVQRLVAGEVEAAELLSAVQADYENELAD from the coding sequence ATGCGTCCCCTGGCAGTGGCGGGGGTTCTGCTCGCCTCGGCTTTCGCCGTCACGGCGTGTGCGCCGCCCGGGGGGACCGCGGCCCCCGAGCAGTCCGAGAGGCCCGACTTCGCCGACGGGGCGCCCACCTGCGGCGACGAGGACGTCGAGCTCAGCATGTACGCCGAGACGGGCTTCCCCTTGCCGAGCGTGCTCGCGGAGGAGTTCACCGAGCAGTACCCCAACGTGACCTTCGACATCCGCGAAGACCAGTTCGCCGTCCTCACCCAGAACGCGCCCCGCGTGCTGCAGGACTCGCCGCCGGACCTCATGCGCCTGCCGCAGATGTCGGAGCTCGCGTCGGGCGGCCTGCTGATGGACCTGGACCCCTACGCCGAGGCGTTCGGCTGGACCGACTGGCCCGAGTCGCAGCTCGAGCAGCTGCGGGTGGACGACGAGGGGCGCCGCGGCGACGGTCCGCTCTACGGCATGGGGTTGAACTTCTCGATGACGGGGGTGTTCTACAACACCGCGCTCGCCGAGCAGATCGGCATGACCCAGGCTCCGCGCACCCTCGAGGAGTTCGACGGCTACCTGCAGGCAGCCAAGGATGCCGGCATCACCCCCATCGCCCAGTTCAACGGGGGTGCCACGGGCGGACTGCTCTTCCCGCTGCAGGGGTTGATGGCGTCGTACGGTGAGACCGCGCCGATCAACGACTGGATCTATCAGAAGGCGGACGCGACGATCGACACCGACGCGAACCTCGCCGCCGCAGAGCATCTGCAGCGCTGGGTGGAAGCGGGTTACTTCGCCCCCGACGTCAACTCGATGGACTACTCGCAGATGATGAGCCGCTTCATCGGCGGCGAGAGCCTGTTCATCTTCAGCGGCGACTGGGAATCGGGCAACCTCGACACTCAGATGCCCGGGGGAGCGGGGTTCTTCCTGATGCCACCGCTCGAAGAGGGCGGCGCGCAGGGGGCGATGTCGGCGCCGCTGACATATGGCATCTCGGCGTTCGCCGAGAACCCGGACTGCGCCGCGTTCTTCTTCGACTGGGTCGCGACCGACGAACAGGCACGTACCATCACCGTCGAGGTCGGCGGCTCGCACCCGATGGGACCGGCGAACGCGTTCATGCCCGAGGTGGCCGAGGGCTCCGTCACGGAGGCCACGCTGAAGGCAGGCACCGCGATCAATGAGCAGAACGGCGCGATGGACTTCATCGCCAACGCCACAGGCGGCATCTACGCCCAGAGTTGGACGCCGAACGTCCAGCGGCTTGTCGCCGGTGAAGTGGAGGCCGCCGAGCTGCTGAGCGCTGTGCAGGCGGACTACGAGAACGAACTCGCCGACTGA
- a CDS encoding sugar ABC transporter permease produces the protein MFLAPAALYIIVFQVIPLLQEIYLSFTRTTLLNPTRSEWVGLANYAHVFSSASFRQTLLTTGVYVVACVVGAVGVGLLVALLLNGKFPGRGVARALITVPWAAPGIATALIAVWMLNPQYGIVTRILRALGVPVGAGGVLDDPAWALPAILATTVWQLFPFVCVVILSALQSVPAELIEAAEMDGAGRLWTFRVVTWQVIKPTVGLLALLMTIWSLRRFELIWLMTRGGPLGSTRTLVIDLYAEAFDAQRLGTAAAIGMVGVLISLIVIAGSRFVGRAAERTPR, from the coding sequence TTGTTCCTCGCCCCTGCCGCGCTCTACATCATCGTCTTCCAGGTGATCCCGCTGCTCCAGGAGATCTATCTGAGCTTCACCCGGACGACCCTGCTGAACCCCACGCGCAGCGAATGGGTGGGGCTGGCGAACTATGCTCATGTCTTTTCGAGCGCATCGTTCCGCCAGACGCTTCTGACCACGGGTGTCTACGTGGTCGCCTGCGTTGTCGGCGCCGTCGGGGTAGGTCTGCTCGTCGCGCTGCTGCTCAACGGCAAGTTCCCCGGTCGCGGGGTCGCGCGTGCTCTGATCACCGTCCCATGGGCGGCGCCCGGCATCGCCACCGCGTTGATCGCGGTGTGGATGCTGAACCCGCAGTACGGCATCGTCACCCGCATCCTGAGGGCGCTCGGGGTGCCGGTCGGCGCCGGTGGGGTGCTCGATGATCCCGCATGGGCGCTGCCGGCGATCCTGGCCACCACCGTGTGGCAGCTCTTCCCCTTCGTGTGTGTGGTGATCCTCTCCGCGCTGCAATCGGTGCCCGCCGAACTGATCGAGGCCGCGGAGATGGACGGCGCGGGCCGGCTGTGGACATTCCGCGTCGTCACCTGGCAGGTCATCAAGCCGACTGTCGGACTGCTGGCTCTGCTCATGACGATCTGGTCGCTGCGGCGGTTCGAGCTGATCTGGCTGATGACACGAGGAGGACCGCTGGGCTCGACCCGCACCCTCGTGATCGATCTGTACGCAGAGGCGTTCGACGCCCAGCGCCTCGGCACGGCCGCAGCGATCGGGATGGTGGGCGTGCTCATCTCACTGATCGTCATCGCCGGAAGCCGTTTCGTCGGCCGTGCCGCTGAGAGGACCCCGCGATGA